DNA from Cryomorphaceae bacterium 1068:
CAAGTTAAAGGGCTTCGGAATACTCATAAACTAAATCATTGGTCAAGCCTAAAGTTAGGCAAAATCGCTACTTGATTAATACAAATTCCGTGCGCCTGTTCTCAGCATGCTTCTCATTAGTGCAATAAACACCGTCTTTGCATTCATTGATCGGCTGGCTTTCTCCACGGCCTTCATAGGTAAGTCTGTCAGCGTCTATCCCTCTTCTGATTAAGTATCTCACTACTTCTCTTGCTCTCAAGTTAGAGAGTTGCTCATTATAAGCTTTCGGACCCCTGCTGTCAGTATGTGAGAGAACTTTGATTTTCTGATTGGGGTTTTGGCGTAAGAAGCCATACAGGTTATCCAGAGATTCCGTTGACTCAGGACTCAAAGTATAACTATCGAAAGAGTAATAGATGTTTGGAAGCGAAACAATTCTTTCGACCTCTTCTACTTCTGTAAAATCAAATTTCCAAAGGCCTTGAGATTCTAGCGTTCCGGACTTCTCAAATCCATGATAGGTTGATGTCAACTTCAAGGATTTCGTAACTTCTGCTTTAACAAAGTATATCGAATCCATCGGAACCTGACTAAAGCTAAACAGTCCATCTTCTATCGCATAAGATTTCGTTAAGAAGTTGTTTCTAGCCCCGAAAAGTAAAATTTCGTCATTGGCTTTTAGCTCATCAGACATTCCCAATAGATTCACCAGAGTTTCATCTGCTTTCTCATTGATACTGTTTTCAGCGAGCTCGACTTCCTCTATTTCCGGCTTCATCGAAGGTGGCATCAGCTCGAATACAAATGCTGATGTGCCATCAGGCCGCACAGTTTGAGTAGTGTCACCCGATCCATCTATGATTACCAGTTTATCGCTAAAATTGAAATGGCTTTCTTTGAAAACTAACTCATATGCATTTCCCGTAGAAAGACTACCCATTTCCATAAAACCATCTTCATCCGGCACGCAGATTCTGATCAGTGAGTCACCCAAAGCTCTGAGTTCAGCCCTATCATTTAAAGCTAGGTCAGCGGTAGGCACAATGCCAAAAACAGCGGGAATTTCCTTATGCGTTGAAATCATCCAGTCTGCTTCTGGTCTGGCGCGGGTATAAGCAAAGCTGTTTCTGCCTTTCCCTTCTTCCATAGTGGTAATGGGTACTCCTGTCTGACCAATTACATCTATTTCAACATCTCCTGTGGCACCTTTGGCAGTTAAGTTATATGGAGAATCCCAAGCTAAACCTTTGAGCAAAAACTGACCTGTACTATCAGTCGGAACCTCATCAATAGAAGTTCCTTCACTGTCTTGAAGAAGAACTGAAACATTTGCGAAATCTTCAGTTTCATCAGATACGACAGAACCGAGGAGGTCGAACATATCACTTTCATCTAAATTGTTTTCTTTCTTCAGGTCATACTCATCCGGCTCTAAAAACACAATCATGAAGGAAGAGGTATCTGAAGTAAACTCTTGGAATACATTTCCATTTTGGTCGTATGCGACTAGTTTAAGCGTAGTCTCAAATACTGAATCTGTTTCGATTGTATAAATCTCTCGCGTAACCACTCCTGAAATTTTCATTGACTTATCACCGCCATTTATCCCAACCATCTCATTTCCTGACTTATCAAAAATTCGAATCGGTTTTTTAGCTCCACTCATATCTTCCAATGCGAGGGTCAGATTATCCAATTTCTTACCGGCTTCTGCAGGTACGGACTTATCAATAGCTGGTTGGATTGAATGAGAATTGAGTTCAAAAGCAAATGAAAAGGTTCCGTTGGGTCTAATGGATTGGGTAGTATCTCCTGAATCATTTACGATTAGAAACATATCGTTCCATTCAAAATTACTGTCTTTGAAAACCAACTCATAGGCATGGCCCGTTGTAAGGCTTCCCATTTTAATATTACCATCATCGTCCACCTCACATATCCTAATCAAAGAATCTCCTTGTGCCCTCAGCTCGGGGCTATAGTCTGTATTGAGTTTTGATGTAGGTACAATTCCAAATACGGACGACAACACCATTTCAGTTGACATCATCCAATCCGCTTCCGGTCTGGTTCTCGTATATGCAAAACTGTCATTGGCCTGTTTTTTCTGAAGTGTAGTAATGGGAGCTCCTGTTTGACCAAGAATATCAATTTCAACATCTTCCGGAGCATCCTTTGTCGTAAGGTTATAAGGTTGATCCCATGTCAATCCTTTGAATAAGAATTTCCCTGTACTGTCGGTTTTTACTTCACCTAAGGCATTGCCTGTTTTATCCTCCAGCACTACTGATACATTGCTAAAATCTTGGGATTCGTTTGAGACCACAGTTCCAAACAGGTCATACAATTCGCTTTCATCCGTATTGTCTTCCTTGTTCATGTCGTACTCGTCCTGTTCCAAGAATTCGATATTGAACTCAGCCGTGTTAGAGTTGAATTCATGAACTATCTTGCCATCGCTGTTATAGGCCACCAATTTCAGCGATGAAGAAAAAACAGAGTCTGCCTTAACAGTATACAGCTCCCTGGTTAGCAAACCCGATACCGTCATGGTCATATCATCATTGTTGATCCCAACCATTTCGTTTCCAGAACTGTCAAAAATGCGAAGCGACTTCTTAGCTCCACTTATGTCTTCCAAAGCAAAAGTGAGAGTATCCAAGACCGCGGATGCAGGCTGAAAATACATTTCGTAAATGTCATCCCCTCCAAAGCCTGTTATTCTATTGGACGAAAAATAGCCTGTTTTTTCGTCTACAAAATCTACCCCAAAATCATCATAAGCAGAATTTATCGGGGCCCTCAAATTATAAGGAACATCATCGGCTGTAAGCAAACTCACATAGTACAAATCGAGTCCGCCGTATCCTTGATCTCTTCGGTCTGATGAGAAGAATAATCGATCATTACAGATTTTGGGATATAAATCGTTGCCAGGCGAGTTAATACCAGGCCCGGCGTTTTTGGGTAAGGTCCATTGACCTCCAACCCAATCGGTATACCATAAATCCAGCTGTCCATAACCTCCGGGTCGATCACTGGCAAAGTACATTCTGTTTCCGTCATCAGAAAAAGTAGGATGTCCGGTGTTGTAATTGCCGTTGTACTTGAAGGGTATAAGGTCCTCCTCATCTCCGGTTAACTTCGTAAAGAAAATATTCATTTTCAATTCGTAGAGTAGCCCTTCTATTTCTCGCAGTGTAACGGCATAAATTTCTTCATTGGGTCGTTTTTCAATCGGGCCATCGTGGTAGTAGTATTCTCTTCCTTTTAAAAGCATTTTGGACTTCCCAAACTTGCCGTTCTCTCCTTTCGGACTCGTGAAAAAAAGATGCAAACTCTGGTTGGTAAATGCCGAAGGGTAAAGCACTTGCACCGTTAGGTGGTCAGCTATATATATCAACCCATCGTCAGTAACATAAGGGGCATATTCGTTATAAATGGTATTCAAACCCTGAATATCAGTAACGGAACTCTCTGTCGCTAAAGAATCCCATTCCAATAGATTCCCTGCTTTATTCAGCCATTTGTATCCTTGAACCATGGCCCCTCCTTCACTTAGCATTCTGGATAGGTTCACATATGCACGAGAAAAGTCATTGTTAGCAATCAGAACATCTGCATAGAGAATCATCTCTTTTTCATTGACAGATCTCTCAATATCCATCAATTCTGCAACGTCCAAGGCGTCTTGATATCGCTGCAACTTATAATACGACTCTATCAAAAGATATCCTGCTTTTCTGTCTTCCATCTTCCCTTCAAAAGCTCTTCTAAGAGGTTTAATGGCATCTTCATATCTTCCTTCATCTACTAGTTTTTCTCCTTTTCTTGTTTGCGCCATTCCAACGGAAACAATCAAAATCAAAAGAAGCGGTAATCCTATCCTGAGGTATTTAGATAACAACTGTATCATAGTATTTTATATTTGGGGAGGTTATGGTTATTTCGTGCTGTAAAATTGTACTTCTATTCG
Protein-coding regions in this window:
- a CDS encoding OmpA family protein; its protein translation is MIQLLSKYLRIGLPLLLILIVSVGMAQTRKGEKLVDEGRYEDAIKPLRRAFEGKMEDRKAGYLLIESYYKLQRYQDALDVAELMDIERSVNEKEMILYADVLIANNDFSRAYVNLSRMLSEGGAMVQGYKWLNKAGNLLEWDSLATESSVTDIQGLNTIYNEYAPYVTDDGLIYIADHLTVQVLYPSAFTNQSLHLFFTSPKGENGKFGKSKMLLKGREYYYHDGPIEKRPNEEIYAVTLREIEGLLYELKMNIFFTKLTGDEEDLIPFKYNGNYNTGHPTFSDDGNRMYFASDRPGGYGQLDLWYTDWVGGQWTLPKNAGPGINSPGNDLYPKICNDRLFFSSDRRDQGYGGLDLYYVSLLTADDVPYNLRAPINSAYDDFGVDFVDEKTGYFSSNRITGFGGDDIYEMYFQPASAVLDTLTFALEDISGAKKSLRIFDSSGNEMVGINNDDMTMTVSGLLTRELYTVKADSVFSSSLKLVAYNSDGKIVHEFNSNTAEFNIEFLEQDEYDMNKEDNTDESELYDLFGTVVSNESQDFSNVSVVLEDKTGNALGEVKTDSTGKFLFKGLTWDQPYNLTTKDAPEDVEIDILGQTGAPITTLQKKQANDSFAYTRTRPEADWMMSTEMVLSSVFGIVPTSKLNTDYSPELRAQGDSLIRICEVDDDGNIKMGSLTTGHAYELVFKDSNFEWNDMFLIVNDSGDTTQSIRPNGTFSFAFELNSHSIQPAIDKSVPAEAGKKLDNLTLALEDMSGAKKPIRIFDKSGNEMVGINGGDKSMKISGVVTREIYTIETDSVFETTLKLVAYDQNGNVFQEFTSDTSSFMIVFLEPDEYDLKKENNLDESDMFDLLGSVVSDETEDFANVSVLLQDSEGTSIDEVPTDSTGQFLLKGLAWDSPYNLTAKGATGDVEIDVIGQTGVPITTMEEGKGRNSFAYTRARPEADWMISTHKEIPAVFGIVPTADLALNDRAELRALGDSLIRICVPDEDGFMEMGSLSTGNAYELVFKESHFNFSDKLVIIDGSGDTTQTVRPDGTSAFVFELMPPSMKPEIEEVELAENSINEKADETLVNLLGMSDELKANDEILLFGARNNFLTKSYAIEDGLFSFSQVPMDSIYFVKAEVTKSLKLTSTYHGFEKSGTLESQGLWKFDFTEVEEVERIVSLPNIYYSFDSYTLSPESTESLDNLYGFLRQNPNQKIKVLSHTDSRGPKAYNEQLSNLRAREVVRYLIRRGIDADRLTYEGRGESQPINECKDGVYCTNEKHAENRRTEFVLIK